One Pomacea canaliculata isolate SZHN2017 linkage group LG9, ASM307304v1, whole genome shotgun sequence DNA segment encodes these proteins:
- the LOC112571567 gene encoding uncharacterized protein LOC112571567, whose translation MSHKIQAISFILILVLIFVINFYRQVNSIIGHTDDERMYQKTGARNKVPEDSRLLSVASMETRDMKSDNNNVLMSRDEKGWRKLNCAPSKHFRPINFPTEIGNLTFYGFMSAEYDRTVTAKALNGSIFEKKEIESFLTLSRDLPLIDVGANVGLVALQAALQKRTVVAIEPIAANALRLCRSVLDFGHAGLVHVIQNAVSSREGHVTLATQAANTSTLFTVNEAGRQFTHDLTLAYAIKLDRILEMLPFRRAALKIDVESHEGHVLAGSRDLLKTLDVPLVWMEWEHVKGRATFGGQFVVDFMTARNFRPHHVISGELLEGDFMSWPFTVLWRR comes from the exons ATGTCGCACAAAATACAAGCGATATCTTTCATTCTGATCCTGGTTCTCATCTTCGTCATCAACTTTTATCGTCAAGTAAACTCAATTATTGGACACACAGATGACGAGAGAATGTATCAAAAGACAGGTGCGAGAAATAAAGTCCCAGAGGACTCCAGGCTGCTATCTGTAGCCTCCATGGAAACCCGGGACATGAAATCAGACAATAACAATGTCctcatgtcacgtgatgagaAAGGATGGAGGAAGTTGAACTGCGCGCCGTCAAAACACTTCCGCCCGATTAATTTTCCGACAGAAATCGGAAACCTGACTTTTTACGGCTTTATGTCCGCGGAGTACGACAGAACTGTCACCGCAAAGGCGCTAAACGGTTCTATatttgagaagaaagaaatcgaGAGTTTTCTaactctgtcacgtgacttgcccCTCATCGACGTGGGCGCCAATGTGGGGCTGGTGGCGCTGCAAGCCGCTCTCCAGAAGAGGACCGTGGTGGCCATCGAGCCCATCGCCGCCAACGCGCTCCGCCTTTGTCGATCTGTTCTCGACTTCGGACACGCCGGCCTGGTGCACGTCATCCAGAACGCCGTGTCGTCACGCGAGGGACACGTCACTCTGGCCACTCAGGCCGCCAACACCAGCACACTGTTCACGGTCAACGAAGCAGGCAGACAGTTCACACACGACCTGACCCTGGCCTACGCCATCAAACTGGATCGCATCTTGGAGATGTTACCCTTCCGACGGGCAGCACTCAAG ATAGACGTGGAGAGTCACGAGGGCCACGTGCTGGcggggtcacgtgatctgttgAAGACGCTGGACGTGCCGCTGGTGTGGATGGAGTGGGAGCACGTCAAGGGCCGCGCGACCTTTGGGGGTCAGTTTGTCGTCGACTTCATGACTGCCCGCAACTTCCGCCCGCACCACGTCATCTCCGGGGAACTTCTGGAAGGCGACTTCATGTCCTGGCCCTTCACCGTGCTGTGGCGCCGATGA